The genomic interval TGGCCGAGAGAGGATCGAACGTCGGCATCGAGATTGGATCGGAACTGCAGATCGTTCGTGATCCCGACCAGCCCGAGCCGCACATTATCAATGTCGACGCGCGAGAGTTCATAAAGGACGTAATCGTCGTCGCCGATCGCGTCGATCTCGTCGAGGACCAGAATGATCGTCCCACCGATCTTCTCGAGTTCTTCGAGGACTTTTTCGACGAGTGTCTTCCGCTGGTAGCCGGTCGGTTTGTCTTCTCCGGGGCCGCGACGGACTTCTCGAATGTCTTTGACCAACTGACGGAGGACGTGATACGAGCTATCACATCCTTTACAGCGAACGTGGACGGTGGTCAGATCAACTTCGTTCTCGGTTGCCCAGACCTCGAGCTGTCGGGTTTTGAGCTCGACACCGACGGTCTTTCCCTGACCAGTCGGTCCGTAGATGAGGCAGTTGTGAGGAGTGCCACCCATCGTCACGGGACGCAACGCCATATGAAGCTCGCTGAGTTCGTCTTCTCGCTCCGGAAGTTCGGTCGGACGGTACGTCTGAGGGTCGGGTTTGAGGACATCAATATCGTCGACGATTGTCGTTGGGGCCTCAAACGATTCCATACATGAGACAGATCCCGACCACATATAAAACCCCCTGCCATAGTGAACAGAGTGAAGGGGGACGTGGCAGAGTGTAATTCCGGATCCGCTTGCTGTCTGTCGATCTACTTTCTCACACGGGGGGAGGGGTGGCCAGAGTGTAAATTTGTTCAGACAGAGGGGGAGGGGGGCGGACGGCGATTCGGTATAACTTAAAGCAATGAATTTATTGGCGTGTTCGCATCTGAGAGTCTATCGCTAAGATGTTGTTTTTAGCTGTTATAGGATATGCTATGGCGTTTTATGGTATTGTTCTACTACACTACTACTACTAGAAATAGTAAAATATATAATAACGTGAATAGCGTAGACGTGACCGCACCAGAAGTGTTGGTTCTACAGAACGCGTACGTACGGCCGCCTTTTGCGTATTTTGTGGCTCCAGCGGCTTTCGTACTACCTCCACCTCCGGTTCGTGTGGACCGAGGGGGAGGGGGGTCTCTCTGAGCGATTTACACTCTGGACCCCCCTCCCCCTCCCCCTCCTCCCCCATATTGCCACCTCCCACTCTTCACATCGGAAACGTGGTGTGTCTCGACAGGCTCGTCTCGACAGGCTCGCCTCGACAGGCTAACTGTGCCACAACATAACCGCCGCCCGAAAACTGTGTCACAATACAACCGACGCCCGAAAGCCGACTACGCGAAGGCCGACTACGCGCTATTCTGTCAGTCGCTCGTTTTGCTGTGCACTTTCGCTCGTGGCAGTTCGCTGCTGGCGCACCCGTGCCAGCGCCTCGAAGTAGTGGTCGATCTCGCGGTCCCGTTCGTCCAGAATCGTCTCTAACTCCCGCCGAGAGAGTTCGACCGGGAACGTCATTGCAACCTTGACGTCTTCGCCGTCGAGGCCGATCATCACCTGTCGGTCGCCGCCGTCGCGGTGCCAACTGACGTGTACCTGCTCTGGATCAATCGTCGACATCTTACTCGACCGTGACACTTTTGGCCAGATTTCGGGGCTTGTCGATCGGGCGATCCAGATGATCGGCGACGTGGTACGCGACGAGTTGCAGTTGGACGTTCGCTAGAACGGCAGCGATGTCGGGGTGAGCGTCGGGAATCGTCAGCGTGGCGTCGGCGGTGTCGATCACCTCGTGGTTGGTCTCGCTGACGACCGCGATCACCGGCGCCCCGCGAGCTTGCACCTCGCGGACGTTGCTTAGCGTCTTTTCGGTGTGCCGACCGGTGAATACGGCGAACACCGGTGTGTTCGGCGTCACAAGCGCGAGCGGCCCGTGTTTGAGCTGTCCGGCGGCGAACCCCTCCGCGTGCTCGTAGGTGATCTCCTTGAACTTCAGCGCGCCTTCGCAGGCGACCGGGTGAGCGACGCCGCGGCCGATGAAGAAATACGAGTCCATCCCGCGATAGCGGTCGACGACCTCCATCGCGCGGGTCTCGTCGAGCACACGTTGGACCGCATCGGGAAGCGTCGACAGCTCCGCGAGCAACTGGTCGTCCTCACCGCCGGCATCTGCCACGTCGCCGGCGATCCGTTCGGCCAGCAGCGCAAGCGTTGCGACTTGCGAGGAGAACGTCTTCGTCGCGGCGACGCCGATCTCCGGCCCGGCGCGGATGAACATCGCGTCGTCGCACTCTCTGGCAGCCGTCGACCCGACGACGTTGGTCAGCGCCAGCGTGCGAGCGCCCCGTTCGGCAGCTCGGCGCAGCGACTCTAAGGTATCTGCGGTCTCGCCGCTCTGGGTGACGCCGATGACCAGCGTGTCGTCATCGACGGGTGCGGGCGCCATGGCGTACTCGCCGGCCCGAAACGTCTGGGCGGCGACGCCGCGCCGGGCGAGCAACTGTTGGCCGTACAGCGCCGCGTGGTAGCTCGTTCCGCATGCGACGAACTGGATCGCAGAAACGTCGGTAAACGTGCCCGGCGGACACGCTTCGAGGCTGACACCCTCCGGGTTGTTCTTCTCGCTGTTCGCCCCGTTCGACCCCGCGTTGATGTCGCCTGAACCGTCCGCAACGTTTCCATCGCTGTCGTTCCCGCTGTCGATTTGCCTGCCGCTGTCGTCCGTGTCGTCGATCCGCCCCTCGACCGTCTGGGCCAGCGCGGTGGGTTGCTCGCTGATCTCCTTGCGCATGTAATGGTCGTACCGGCCCTTCTCGGCATCTTCGGCGACCCAGTCGACCGTCCGGACTTCGCGGTCCAGCGGCCGCCCGTCAGCGTCGACGATCTCGTACCCGTCCTCGGTGATCGACACGACATCGCCGTCTTCGAGGTAGACGACGCGGTCGGTGAACTCCAAGAACGCGGGGACATCGCTTGCGAGGTAGTGGCAATCCTCGTCGATCCCCAACACCAGCGGCGAGCCCTGCCGCGTGGCGTAGACGGCGTCGCCGTCGGCAGTCATCGCGGCGATGGCGTAGCTTCCCTGTAGCTGCGTGGCCATCCGTCGGAACGCGATGTCGAGCGCCAGCCCGCGGTCGACGTGCTCTTCGAGCAGATGAGGAATCACTTCGGTGTCGGTGTCGCTCTCGAACCGATGGCCGCGCTCGCGGAGATCGGCTTTGAGCGCTTCGTGATTCTCGATAATGCCGTTGTGGACGACGGCGATTTCCTCCGTGCAGTCGGTGTGTGGGTGGGCGTTTTCGTCCGTCGGCGGCCCGTGGGTGCTCCAGCGCGTGTGCCCGATCCCCATTGATCCCGAGGGTGGAGACCGCTCGATGCGATCTTTCAGGCGGTCGATTTTCCCCTCGCGCTTGTGGACCGAGAGGCCGTGACCGTTGCGAACTGCAACGCCAGCGGAGTCGTAGCCACGATACTCTAGGTTTTCGAGGCCGGTCAGCAGTTCGTCGACGGCGTCGCCGCGACCGACTCGTGCGGTGATGCCACACATCGGTTATCGAACCTCCGTGCCGGCGTCTGTCTGTCTGCCGCCGTGGTCGCCGCCCTGTCTGCCGCCGTGGTCGCAGCCGTCAGTCTCGCGGACGCGTGCGGGCCGGATGGACTGGGTGTGGCCAAGCCGGTTGTTGCGGACAGGCTGCCGGCTGTTGCGGATAGGCTGGCTGTTGCGGGCAGGCTGGTTGTTGCGTGTGTGGTGCGTTCGGTCGTCTCGTGAGTGCGTTTCGGACATGGATTTCTCGCGCGGTACGCCCCGGCGGTGCCGGGAACCGGATACTGACCCTGTCCGTTGGGGCGCCCTTTGTTATTGATCAGGTGCCATTACGGCAGAACATCCCTAGCACGGATAGGTTGGTTTTAGGACCTGTGAACGGTCTGTGACGCGGCTCACTGACCAGAACAGCAAGCCTCCCCTAGCTCGCCACGCCCACTAGCTCGTCACATGCCTAGCTCGCCATTGAGTGCGCCACAGCACAGCCCGACAGCGCTGCGATCATGCCCAACACGATCGCCGTCTGGATCCACGCAGCGGGGAACAGCCCGGCCTGTCCGATCAGAAAGAGCCCGGCACCGATGAGCGTGATGCTCAGGTAGTACCGCGGCCAGACGGTCTCATCGTTGCTCTGGTTGTCGAGGTACTCGTCGAGTTGGTCGGCGTTCTCGCCCAACTCGATCGTTCCGCGGTTGCGATCGAAGGCGACGATGTCGGCGTCGTCCATCTTCGGTAGGTGGCACTGATAGAGCCCGACGTACACCCGCTTTCGCTCCCCCGAGGTCAGCGCTGCGACCGATTTGTCGTTTTCGAGCGCGGCGACATGTTCCGCGAGCTCGCCGAGGTCGACGGAGTCGTTCTCCTCTCGCCTGACGTATCGCAGTACGAGCCGCCTGCGCTTGTTTTTCAGTATCTCGAAGACGATGTCGAGCGGCAGCGGCTCGGGCTCGACCGCTTGCTCTTCTTCAGCCTCTTCGTTCTGTTCACCGTCGCCCCCGTCGCCCGTGCGTTCCGTCTCCGGAACGTCCAGATCACTGCTGGTCATACACCCCGTTCTCGTACATTGCCACCACTTGGTTCGTTGTGTGCTCGCACGATTCGTACATCCCCATCATGTTCTCTCGGTGACTTGCTGTCGTTTCTCCCCGTAGACAGACCGTTGTGTCCGTCGCCGTCGTTCTGTACGATTGAGTAATCAACCCCCCTCATTTTAAAGTTAATTAAACCAAGGTGATGCTTCCGAAGTTTCTTGAGTGGGTCTCCCTACTCGCTGCAACTGACTCGCTACTCGATCGCTGTCATAGGTAGGTCGCCGCTACGAGTTTCGGCATCGAGAGGTCGTGTCCGACTCGTATCGCCGCTACGGCGCCGCCAGTGATCTACTGGCGGGCCACCGCGATGATCGACCGCCTCGACCGTCGAGTAGGTCATCGCTACCGACAGTTTCGATTGACAAGGAAACGTATACTTACATCCGGGAGGCGAGCAGTTCGACAGCGATGTCGGAGAACGACGGTCCCGAACTAGGTGACACATCGCTCGACGCGTCTGCTGACCGCGGCGACGCCGCTATCGGCTTCGATCAGTTGTTTTCGCTCCTTGCGAGCGCTCGACGCCGACACGCACTGTACTGTCTCGCGGCGGCGACGGCGTCGTCGACGTTGACTACGGCCGAACTGGCAGACCGGCTCGCCGTCCTCGAAGCACGCGCAACGGACGACCGACCCTCGCGTACCGAGATTGAACTGACGCTGCGTCATTCCCACCTTCCAAAACTCGACGACGCCGACGTGATCGACTACGATCCCGAGCAGTCGGTCGTGCTCTATCGCGGTGGACGACGTGCGGATCGGTGGATCGACCGAGTAATGGACGCAGAACTCGCCACGACACCGGACTGAACGGTCGTTTTTGCTGTAATCTCGGCGTTTTCGCCACAATGTTTTTATCGCCCGAGGTATTCTACCATATGACAGGGATGCGTTCCCGAGTAGCCGTGGTGCCAGCAACCCACTTGCCCCCATGAAAGATACAGACTACCACGCCGGCCGCGGCGGGCCCAGCTCCGACGAGCATCGATTCGAGTGGGACGAGGACGCTCCGCCCAGCGTTGCCGTCATTGAGGCGGTCGCGTCTATCTCCGATCGTGACCCGATCGAACTGGATCCATTACACGGATACGTCGACCCCGACGCTCTCGACGCCATCTTCGAGCGCGACGACGCCAACCCCGTGATCGGTCGGGTTTCATTTCGATTTGAGGAGCATCTCGTCGTCGTCAACAGCGCTGGCGAGATTCTCGTGTACCCTCCGTGACCACGCTCCGATTTCTGTCATCGCCTCGTGACTCTGGTCGTCGTTTAGCCGCCGCACCACTTCCCCGGAAGAAATTGGGCCGCGAGCGTGCCGCCGAAGCCGAGCATCGCAACCATCTCAACTGCAGTGTTCTCTCGCGGCGTTACTGTTCGCCCATCGCCTCGACTTGCTCTTGATATCGGTTCCTGATCGTGACGACGGTGACCTGCGCCACGTCGGCGACCTCCCGTTGGGTGAGCTCCTGATCGCAGCGCTGGGCAGCCAGATAGATCGCCGCTGCCGCACAGCCCGTTGGGGATTTCCCGGAGTGGAGACCGCTTTTGACGGTCACGTCGACAATTTCCTTTGCGAGCTGTCGGACCTCTTCGTCGATCTCGAGTTGGGAGCAAAACCGCGGCAGGTACTGCTTGGGATCGACCGGCTCCATCACGAGATTCAACTGCTGAGAGATGTGTCGGTACGTCCTTCCGATCTCCTTTCGCTCGACTCGGGAGACCTCCGCGACTTCGTCGAGACTGCGAGGGATCTCTTCCTGCCGACAGGCGGCATACAGCGCTGCCGTCGCGACGCCCTCGATCGAGCGCCCTCGGATCAGGTCGGCGTCGAGCGCCTTCTGGTAGATGACGCTTGCGACCTCTCGGACCGAGTGTGGCACGCCGAGCGCGCTCGACATCCGCGAGATTTCCGAGAGCGCCTGTTTGAGGTTTCGCTCACCGGCATCGCCGGTTCGGATCCGCTGTTGCCACTTGCGCAGCCGTCGCATTCGGCTGCGCTGTTCCGGTCTGATCGTCCGTCCGTGGGCGTCCTTGTCTCGCCAGTCGATTTTGGTCGTCAGCCCCTGATCGTGCATCAACTCGGTCGTCGGTGCACCCACGCGGGAGCGCTCTTGACGCTCTGAGTGGTTGAACGCCCGCCACTCCGGGCCGTAGTCGATTGTCTCGTCTTCGACGACCAGACCGCACTCGTCGCAGACGAGCTCGTGCCGATCGGAGTTGTGAACGAGCGTTCCCGAGTTACACTCGGAACACGTCGACCCTTCGCGGGCCTCCTCTTCTGTTTCGTCCCCGTGTTGCTTCGGTCGGCTGTATGTGTTTATTTTTGACATGGTTGCGTCGGAGCCGTTCGTCCCCTCGAGGATACATTTATATTGGATGGCACCGCTGAGGGGTACTTAATCATCAGTGCTGTTCGTTAGCGTAACGGCGTCTCGCACCCTTAGTTATAAACTCGCTACAGCGAACCGCTGCGAACGTCCGGAAGCTTACCGCGGCGGCGGATTATACGGTGTCTACGCTAAGTATGCACTACCGACCTCACGCTGCGCGTAGTGCGCCGACATGACAACGAACTGCCTCCCGACTCCACGGAGTCGCTTCGGTCAGTTGCTGACAGCAGACAGTGCCGCTACTTCGATCTCACTAACTGGCCCCAAACGTCCGGTGGCAGCGACGGTGTGTTCGTTCTCTCCCACAGTGCCCGTAGAAATAACTCTATACCATACATTATTTTTATTTTATACTTCAATCGACAGCTGTCGAACCTCGGACCGGGAGTCACAGTAATAAATCACGGCACAGTCGATCACCAGCACTGCGTTGTTCGCGGACTCCAACGGCCAACATCGAAACACCTCCGACGAATCGTTCGCTGATCGCTTGCGCTCCTCCGGAGGCCGGGCTTTTGACAGCTGTTAGCTGCAGTATATACAAACCGTGCGCGAACCCATCCCGCATAGTACGTTCGGAGAGCACGTACGGTGTTTCCGTCTGGCTTCTGTCCGTTCTCCAGCCTTGTTTCTGTCCGTTCTCCGGCCTTGTTTCTGTCCGTTCTCCAGCCTCGCTCTGTCGGCTCCCGAGTCCCGTTTCTGCCCATTTTTGGGCTGTCGCGGTGATCACCGTCTAATCAATCGGGAGCCGAAGCACGAGGCGATGCCACTGCTCTGTTCCACCTACTGCCTACCTGCTCGTCTTCCCTGCATCTCACCCCGATTACACCAAAGCACCATCTATATATTCCTGTTGGAAATATTTCACACTACCTTTTTATACGAACAGTTGACAACTCATCGTATGCAAACGTTATCTGTACAGGGGCGATCCGGGTGACCGACCGAGACCGCGATCACACTGCGAACGAGACACCGGACGGAGGCGACCGAGGACTAGAACCGGGGCGTCCGAAAGACTGTCCGCTCGCTCCCGGGTCTAGCTCGAGACAGGTCAAGCCACTGCGAACGTGGACACTCGTTGACGACGACGCTACTGTTACGGTTCCGCACACTTGGAACGACGCGGATGCAGTCGACGGCACTACCGGCTACGAGAAGACGACAAAGCGGTACCGGACTACGATTCAGCCGCCAAGTGAGGACGATCGGCGGCTGTTTCTCCACTTCGAAGGCGCAAACAGGACTGCGACTGTCGAGATCGACGGCGAATCCGTAGCGACCCACGAAGGCGGCTACACCGCTTTCACCGTCGACGCGACCGACCACGTTCGATCGGACGAGCCGACGCCCGTCACCGTCACTGTCGACAACACCGACGACGCGGACGTTCCGCCGCTCGGCGGCGACTTCACGTTCTACGGCGGCCTCTATCGGCCCGTCTGGCGCGTCGAAACTGCCGACGTTCACATCGACGCGACCGACCACGGCTCCGCCGGCGTGTTCGTCGACACGCCAGTCGTGTCGTCAGACCGGGCGCGCGTCCGCGTTCGAACAACCGTTGTCAATGACCGTTCTGTCCCCGTCGACGCGGAACTCTCTCATCGTGTTCTCGACGCCGCTGGGAACGTCGTCACGACGATTTCGGAGTCACACGCCATTCCAGCCGGTGAAAGCGACGTCTTCGACATAGGGTGTCTCGTCGACGATCCGATGCTGTGGCAGCCCGACGAGCCCTACTGCTACTCTCTCGACACGACGGTAGCAGTTGAGGGTGACGCCGTCGATCGACTCCGATCGACGTTCGGAATTCGGGAGTTTGCGGTCGAAGACGGTCGCATCACGCTCAACGGAGAGCCGATCGCTCTTCGCGGCACCAGCCGCCACCAGAACATGGCGGGTGCCGGAAATGCTCTTTCGAACGCCCAGCACGCTGCAGATGTCGATCGGATCGCAGCGACCGGCGCGAACTTCCTTCGATTGGCCCACTACCCCCAATCTCACGCTCTCCTCGACGCTGCCGACGAGGCTGGTCTGATCCTCTGGGAGGAGATCCCTGTCGTCAACGAGGTCACGGACTCGACGGCGTTCGTCGAAAACTCCCGGCGCATGATCCGTGAGATGGTGCGTCAGCACTACAACCATCCTTCGATCGGCATCTGGGGGTTTATGAACGAACTGTTCATCCACACCGATGCCGATGACGAAGCAGCGGTCGACACTGTCCGCGAGCAAGCCGCCGGCCTCGACGAACTGCTCCGAACTGAGGATCCCTCCCGGCCGACAGCGATGGCGTGTCACTACGACGAGGCCTACGCGGAAGCCGGACTCACCGAGATCCCCGACGTTCTCGGTTGGAATATGTATGTCGGATGGTACTACGAGGAACTCGACGCGGTCGGGGATGTCATCGACGAGTGGTTCGACACCGGGCCCGAGCAGGCCGAGATGGTGAGCGAGTACGGCGCCGGTGCGGACGCACGGCTTCACACCCACGAGCCGACGGCGTGGGATTTCACCGAGGAGTTCCAGAGCGAGTTTCACCGCCAGCACATCGCCGCGTTCGACGACCGCCCCGAACTGGCGGGCACGGTACAGTGGAACGCGTTCGACTTCTCGGCACCCATCCGCGACGATACGATCCCGGATATCAACCAGAAGGGTCTGATGACCTACGACAGGCAGCCGAAAGCGCCGTATCACCTCTACAGGGCGTGGCTGTCGGACGACCCGACGATCCATATCGCAACGCGCAATTGGGACCGCCGCGCCGAGCGCGGCGTCGCACATCCGATCACCGTCTACAGCGATCTCGAATCGGTCGAACTGACAGTGAACGGTCGGTCGGTCGGCAAGCAGGCGCCCGGCGACGGCTACACCGCTACTTGGGAGATCTCGCTTTCGTCCGGGGAGAACACGCTGGTCGCCGAAGGACACACGCCAGACGGCACGACGGTTACCGACCGGGCCTCAGTCCAGCTCATTCCGTTCGATGTCGCCGCCACGGACGACATCCCCGAACAGGGGCTCTCGATCAACGTCGGCTCCCACCGTGACTTCGTGACCGACGATCGACTCTGGGCTTCCGGCGGCCCGTACGACGACCGCGGGTGGGGGCACGTCGGCGGGACTACTGAGTCGAGTCTCGACCGCATCAACGGCACTGACGCCATCCCCCTGTATCAGCACTGGGTGGACGGCCTCGACAGATATCGTCTTGATCTTCCCGAGGGAAGCTACCGGCTGGAACTTGGCTTCTGTGAACTCGTTCACGACGACCCCGGACAGCGGGTCTTCGATGTCACTGTCGGTGACTCCGTTCTCGTAGCCGACTTCGATCTCGTGGATGCCGTCGGCCCGAGCACCGCCGTTTCTTTCGACACGACTGTCACCGTTGACGATGATCCCTTGTTTGTCGACTTTGCGGCCAGCGCGGGGACGCCGCTACTGAACACTTTGTCCGTCGACTCTATTTAACGCTACAATTACTATTCGACACTATTGTCTTGTTTCTGTCATAATTTCACAGTCCTACTGAAATCCCATAGAGGCTATCGGCTACTAACCAAAGACTGCTTTATTCCGATCCTAATATTGAACTTATATATTTTCAGGACTAGAAATGTTCAATCTCTAAAACAGATTCGGTAAATAGAACTCATTATTCCAATAGAGATTCTCAATGTCCTTGTATGAGTAAAGAAACATTAATGTCTAGATTGCTGTTATTTATAAAATATTTTAGTAATCAACAAACCATATATTTCTCACCAGCCTCGTCACGATCGAAGCTCGGGGGGACAGTCCCTCTTCTTCTTCCTCTTCTTCTCGGTCCTTTTGACACCGAAACTACTATTCGCCTGCCCGAGAAAACAGGTCATAATGAACGATCGTAGTTCCGGTCCCGGACCTGCACCCAAAGTCGCACGCATCATTCAAAAATACGACCTCGACGGGTTCGGTGACGAACTCGAAGCACGCTGGACACAGCCGGACGACAGGGAGAGTCTCCGAGACCTCGCCGATCGGCTCAACGAGCACGTCGTCCGCGCTGCGCTGGCAGACGCAGACGTCGAGACGCTTACTGACGACGTTCAGCATCTATACGAGATCCTCAACGGCGACGCCGGCAGCGCGGGCGAGCAGACACAGGTCGCGCGGCGTCTGGAACGTCAGGGCGTCGATGTCGACTCGTTGACTGACGACTTCGCCTCCTACCAGGCTGTTCGGACCTATCTGACGAACTATCGCGGTGCCTCGCTTCCCGACGGTGACGACGAGGAGGTCAGAGAAACTGAAGCCCAAAACGTCGAACAGCTTCGCCAGCGGACTGCCACGATCACCGACAGCAAGGTCGACCGTCTCGTGAACACTGACCGTCTGGAGATCGGCCCCCACCGCATCCTCGCCGACGTTCAGGTTCTCTGTGAGTCCTGTGGGAAGCAGTACGACGCTGCCGAACTGTTCCGGCGTGGGTCGTGCGAGTGCGGCGGGAAACCCTAACAGGACAACTTCTGTTATGAGTTTTATCTCTCGCCGTCAGAAAGCCTAACAAAACAACTTTTGTTATGGGACCGCCCCGGACCGTCTCTCTCAGATTTCGCGGATCCGGTCGTGGCGGTCCGGCAGCGCTGCGGAGTCTTCGGGCAGGAGCGCAACGACGAGGAAGTCGGTAAACTCCTCGAAGTGTTCGATCAGCAGGGCGATCCGGTCGGAGTCGATGGCTTCCAGCGAGTCCAGTAGCATGAACGGCACCGTCTCGTACACCTCGTGGGCGAGATAGCCCGCCAGCGCGAACACCAGCCCCGTCACCTCGCGCTCGCTCTCGCTGAGGTGGTCGATCGTGTCCTCGTAGGCCTGCCCGTCGTCGGTGCTCCGGACGACGTGCAGCGAGAACGAGGCCTGCTCGACGCCGCGTCCGCCCGAGCTACCTGTGTCTGCCACTCGCTCGATCCAGATCCGGGCGAGGTTGTCGTACGCGAGCACGTCGAGCAGTGCGTCCATCTGCTCGTTGAACGAGTCGATCGCGTCCTGCTCGATGCGCTCGATGCGCGTCCGTAGCGTCTCGAGTTCCTCGACGATCTCCTCGCGTCGCTCCTTGAGTTCGGATTCCGTTTCGAGTTCGGCTTCGATCTCTTCGATCTCCTCGACTGTGGTTTCGAGCTCTCGCTCCAGTCGTCCGAGTTCGAACTCGAGCTGGTTCGCCCGCTTGTTCAGATCCAGCAGGCTTTCTCCCTCGTCGGCGTCGTCCTGTTCGCTCGTCTCGGATTCGAGTTCGTCGACCTCGTCTTCGACGAGCTCGATGTCGGCTTCTAGCTCCGAGCGCTGTTCTCGTAGCTCCTCGATCCGTTCTTCTCGCGTTTCGATCTCGTTGTCCGCGCTTTCGATCTCTCTTGTCAGCCGCTCCTTGCGCTCTCGCACTTGCTCGATTTCGTCGCGATCCGCTCGAAGCGTTTCGATCTCGTCCTCGACCTGTTTTTGCTCGTTGAGCTTCGATTGCTGGAGCGATCGAACCCGGTCGATCGTCGCTTCGATCGTCTCCCGCTCGACCTCGGATCCGCACGTCCAGCACGTCACGACCCCGTCGTCGACCAGCTGATCGGTCAACGTCCCGCTATCGTCCTCCGTCGAGAGCGCTTCGCGCACTTCCGGGTGGGTTCCCTCGAGCATCTCCTCGTTGAACTGGACGATGTTTTGGAGCTGTCGCACCGCCTCATCGAGGCTCTGCTCGCGGCTCTGTAGTCGCTCGATCTCGGCCTCGATCTCGCTCACGTCTCTCGTATCGTCGACCGATAGCGCTTCGCGCTCGTCGAGCAGCTCCGCACGATTGTCCTGTATCGCTTCGAGGCTCTCGCGTTCGGTCTCTAGGTCGAACCGTACGTCTTCGAGCGACGACCGCAACTCGCTCAGTTCGTCGAGCTTCTCGTCTAACTCGTCGGGTTTGTCGCTTTGCTCTTGTTGTTCGGCGTCCGTCGCTTCGATCGTCTCCTGTACGTCCTCTAGCTCCGAGCGCTTGTCGTCGATCTTCGATTCGAGCTTCGTCCGTTCTTCTTCGAGTTCGGGCAACCTATCCTTCAGGTCGTCGAGCCGTTCGATGTCCTGTGTGATCTCTCGCTTCTCGTTCGCTCGACGCCGTATGTTGGATTCGATCGCTTCGGTGTCGACGGGCTGGAGGATGATCTCCCGCAGGTCGCCTTTCGTCATCACCGCCCTTCGCGCGTCGTTCGACTCTAGGAGAAACGCGAACAGCTCGGCCTGTTGTGGGTCTTCGAGGTACGGCTCACCGTCCGTGACGATGCTGCTGCCCGCGCGAGTGAGCGTCCTGTCGTACGTTTCGCCGCCGATCTCCAACTCGGCACGGCCTTCCTCTGCGTCGGCTTTCAGCGTCGCGGCGTCGCTCCCGAGCGCCGCCATGAATGCCTGTAGCAGCGACGTTCGGTTCGTCGCGTTGCGTCCGGTCAGCGCCGTGACGCCCGGTTCGATAGATAGTTCGGTTTCGTCGATCCCGCCGACGTTTCGCACGCGGAGGGTAGCAGTCTGTTGTTTTGGTTGCTTTTGGGACATTATGCTATGTTGTCCCGGGCGAGTTGAAAAAGCCTTGGGGTAGCGGCTCCGATCGTTCGGGGCCCGGTCGGCGTTTGCGGCGAGTCAATCGCTACCGGCGCTCAGGCGTATCTGAGTTTGATGCTGATCGTCTGTGCGATGTTGGTCAGGCGCTCCGGGATCGTCTCCTCGAATCGCTCTCCGGTCATCCGACTGATCGGGGCGGCGACGCTGATCGCCGCGTCGGGCTGATCTCCCTCCTGTGTGATCGGTGCAGCGACGCTCCGAATACCTTCGATTCGCTCTTGGCGGCCGTATGCCATCTCTTCCTCTCGAATCTGGTCTAGCTCCGTCAGTAGCTCTTCGCGCGACGTGATCGTATTCGGGCCGTGTTCGTCGAGCCCCCGTCGCTCAATGACGTCCTCGACGCGCTCCTCGGGAAGACTTGCGAGGATA from Natronoarchaeum philippinense carries:
- a CDS encoding glycoside hydrolase family 2 TIM barrel-domain containing protein, translated to MTDRDRDHTANETPDGGDRGLEPGRPKDCPLAPGSSSRQVKPLRTWTLVDDDATVTVPHTWNDADAVDGTTGYEKTTKRYRTTIQPPSEDDRRLFLHFEGANRTATVEIDGESVATHEGGYTAFTVDATDHVRSDEPTPVTVTVDNTDDADVPPLGGDFTFYGGLYRPVWRVETADVHIDATDHGSAGVFVDTPVVSSDRARVRVRTTVVNDRSVPVDAELSHRVLDAAGNVVTTISESHAIPAGESDVFDIGCLVDDPMLWQPDEPYCYSLDTTVAVEGDAVDRLRSTFGIREFAVEDGRITLNGEPIALRGTSRHQNMAGAGNALSNAQHAADVDRIAATGANFLRLAHYPQSHALLDAADEAGLILWEEIPVVNEVTDSTAFVENSRRMIREMVRQHYNHPSIGIWGFMNELFIHTDADDEAAVDTVREQAAGLDELLRTEDPSRPTAMACHYDEAYAEAGLTEIPDVLGWNMYVGWYYEELDAVGDVIDEWFDTGPEQAEMVSEYGAGADARLHTHEPTAWDFTEEFQSEFHRQHIAAFDDRPELAGTVQWNAFDFSAPIRDDTIPDINQKGLMTYDRQPKAPYHLYRAWLSDDPTIHIATRNWDRRAERGVAHPITVYSDLESVELTVNGRSVGKQAPGDGYTATWEISLSSGENTLVAEGHTPDGTTVTDRASVQLIPFDVAATDDIPEQGLSINVGSHRDFVTDDRLWASGGPYDDRGWGHVGGTTESSLDRINGTDAIPLYQHWVDGLDRYRLDLPEGSYRLELGFCELVHDDPGQRVFDVTVGDSVLVADFDLVDAVGPSTAVSFDTTVTVDDDPLFVDFAASAGTPLLNTLSVDSI
- the rdfA gene encoding rod-determining factor RdfA, which encodes MNDRSSGPGPAPKVARIIQKYDLDGFGDELEARWTQPDDRESLRDLADRLNEHVVRAALADADVETLTDDVQHLYEILNGDAGSAGEQTQVARRLERQGVDVDSLTDDFASYQAVRTYLTNYRGASLPDGDDEEVRETEAQNVEQLRQRTATITDSKVDRLVNTDRLEIGPHRILADVQVLCESCGKQYDAAELFRRGSCECGGKP
- a CDS encoding archaea-specific SMC-related protein, which translates into the protein MSQKQPKQQTATLRVRNVGGIDETELSIEPGVTALTGRNATNRTSLLQAFMAALGSDAATLKADAEEGRAELEIGGETYDRTLTRAGSSIVTDGEPYLEDPQQAELFAFLLESNDARRAVMTKGDLREIILQPVDTEAIESNIRRRANEKREITQDIERLDDLKDRLPELEEERTKLESKIDDKRSELEDVQETIEATDAEQQEQSDKPDELDEKLDELSELRSSLEDVRFDLETERESLEAIQDNRAELLDEREALSVDDTRDVSEIEAEIERLQSREQSLDEAVRQLQNIVQFNEEMLEGTHPEVREALSTEDDSGTLTDQLVDDGVVTCWTCGSEVERETIEATIDRVRSLQQSKLNEQKQVEDEIETLRADRDEIEQVRERKERLTREIESADNEIETREERIEELREQRSELEADIELVEDEVDELESETSEQDDADEGESLLDLNKRANQLEFELGRLERELETTVEEIEEIEAELETESELKERREEIVEELETLRTRIERIEQDAIDSFNEQMDALLDVLAYDNLARIWIERVADTGSSGGRGVEQASFSLHVVRSTDDGQAYEDTIDHLSESEREVTGLVFALAGYLAHEVYETVPFMLLDSLEAIDSDRIALLIEHFEEFTDFLVVALLPEDSAALPDRHDRIREI